The DNA region GAAGATGGCGCGCAACCCCGAGGTCACGATCCGCAGCCGCGGCGTGATGGAGAAGTGCACGTACTGCGTGCAGCGGATCAACTCGGCGCGCATCACCGCCAAGCTCGAGGACCGGCGCATCAAGGACGGCGAGGTGCGCACCGCGTGCCAGAGCGCCTGCCCGACGCAGGCGATCCACTTCGGCGACCTGAACGACCCCGAGAGCCGCGTCGCGAAGCTCCGCAAGGAGCCGCGCAACTACGGCCTGCTCGAGGACCTCAACACGCGGCCGCGGACCACGTACCTGGCCGCGGTGCGCAATCCCAACCCGGTGCTCTCGCCCGAGGCGGCCAACGTCCCCGCCCACGGCGGTGGCCACGGGGCGCCGGCGGAGGGTCACGCGCCGGCCGCGGGCACCGACGCACACGGCGAACCGGCCAAGCCGGCCGCCGCGACGCACTAGGCCGTACTCAGGACAGGACGCGAGGCAACCGTGCTAGACCACGCGAAGGAAGCAGTCCCGGGAGCGCGCTATCTGGCGCCAGGGCACAACTTCGGGTCGATCACCGACAAGATCAGCGGCATCATCACGGGGCGCACCCCGTTCAGCTGGTTCATCGGATTCCTGATCGGGTTCTCGATCCTCCAGGTGCTCCTGGTGTCGATCGCCTACCTGCTGTTCAAGGGCACCGGCATCTGGGGCATCAACAACCCGGTCGGCTGGGGCTTCGCGATCATCAACTTCGTGTGGTGGATCGGCATCGGTCACGCCGGCACGCTGATCTCGGCGATCCTGATGCTCTTCCGGCAGCACTGGCGTACCTCGATCAACCGCGCGGCCGAGGCCATGACGGTGTTCGCGGTGGCCTGCGCGGCCATCTTCCCGATCTTCCACACCGGCCGTCCGTGGCTGGCGGCGTACTGGCTGCTGCCGTACCCGAACACGATGGGCCTGTGGCCGAACTTCCGCAGCCCGCTCATCTGGGACGTCTTCGCGGTCTCGACGTACGCGACCATCTCGATCGTCTTCTGGTACCTCGGCCTCATCCCCGACCTGGCGACGATGCGTGATCGCGCCAAGGCGCCGCTTGCCAGGAAGCTCTACGGGATCTTCGCCCTCGGCTGGCGCGGCTCGGCCATCCACTGGCAGCGCTACGAGATGGCCTCGCTGCTGATGGCCGGCCTCAGCACCCCGCTGGTGCTCTCGGTGCACACGGTGGTGAGCTTCGACTTCGCCGTCTCGGTCATCCCGGGCTGGCACGCGACGATCTTCCCGCCCTACTTCGTCGCCGGCGCCATCTACGCCGGCTTCGCGATGGTGCTCACGCTGATGATCCCGATGCGTGCCATCTACGGCCTGCACGACTTCATCACCGAGCGCCACATCGACAACATGGCCAAGGTGACGCTGGCCACCGGCCTGATCGTGTTCTACGGCTACTGCATGGAGGCCTTCTTCGGCTGGTACAGCGCCAACCAGTTCGAGTCCTACATGATCACCAACCGCATGACGGGCCCGTACGCCGGCTACTACTGGGCGCTGATCTTCTGTAACGGCGTCGTGCCGCAGCTGCTCTGGTCCAAGAAGGTCCGCACGTCGTTGCTGCCGCTCTTTGCCGTCTGCATGGCCGTCAACGTCGGCATGTGGCTCGAGCGCTTCGTCATCGTCGTGACGTCGCTGCACCGCGACTTCGTGCCGAGCTCGTGGGGCATGTACTACCCCACCATCTGGGACTGGAGCACGTTCATCGGCACGATGGGCCTGTTCCTGACGCTGTTCTACCTGTTCATCCGTGTGCTGCCGATGATTTCGATCTTCGAGATCCGCACGCTGACGCCGGCGGCCCACGCCAAGGGAGATGCGCACCATGGCTGAGACCGTCCAGGCACCTGCCCTGTACGGCCTGATGGCCGAGTTCGCCGATGCCACCGAGCTGGTGCGTGCCGCCAAGGCGGCCCACGCGGCGGGGTACCGCCACATGGACGCCTACAGCGCCGCGCCGATCCACGGCCTGGCCGAGGCGCTCGGGCACGACGACCGTCGCGTCCAGAAGTTCACGTTCACCGGCGGTTTCTTCGGGTTCTGTGCCGGCTTCGGCCTGTGCTACTGGGCGTCGGTCATCGAGTACCCGCTCAACATCGGCGGTCGCCCCCTGAACAGCTGGGTGGCGTTCTCCATCCCGACCTACGAACTGACGATCCTGTTCGGCGGGCTGGCGACGACGTTCGGCATGCTGGCGCTGTGCGGGTTCCCCCAGCCGTATCACCCGGTGTTCAACGTCGAGGCGTTCCGGAAGACGGCCTCGAGCACGGGCTTCTTCCTGTGCCTCGAGGCGACCGATCCGCACTTCGACGTCGCGCGCAGCCGCGCCTTCCTCGAGGGGCTGCACCCGAAGGCGATCAACGAGGTCACCCCGTAGCCATGGGTCACGTACTGACGTCCGTCCGGCCGGTTCGGAGAACCGGCCCTACTCCCGGGACCGGAGCCGGCCGCGCGGCTCGCGTCGCCGCGGCCTGCGGTCTGCTGCTGGCCGGCGCGCTCGTCGCGGGTTGCCGGCAGGACATGCACGACACGCCGCGCTACGAGCCGCTCGAGGAGAGCGACTTCTTCGCCGACAAGCGGGCGATGCGTCCCATCCCCGAGGGCACCGTCGCGCGCGGCAACCTGCGCGAGAACGAGGTGTTCTACACGGGCAAGGAGAACGGCGAGCTGGTCGACGAACTGCCGCCGGAGGTGAAGCTCGACAAGGCCCTTCTCGACCGCGGCCAGCAGCGCTTCAACATCTACTGCGCCCCCTGCCACTCGCCGCTCGGCGACGGCAACGGCACGGTGGTGCAGCGCGGCTACAAGCGCCCGGCGTCGTACCACACCGAGCGGCTGATGAGCATCCCGATCGGCTACTTCTACGATGTGATCACCAACGGCTTCGGCCAGATGCCGGATTACTCCGCGCAGGTGGCGCCCGCCGATCGCTGGGCCATCGCGGCCTACATCCGCGCGCTGCAGCTGAGCCAGGACGCGACCATCGAGGACGTGCCGGCCGACAAGCGCGGTGAACTCGACGGCGCTGCGCCCGCCCACGCGGCCGAGGCGTCCCACGGAGGAGGGGCCGCCCATGACTGAGCCCAATCTCAACCCGGAGCTCTTCCAGGCGCCGCCACAGATCGACACGCTGCAGAAGGTCGGCTTCGGCGTCGGCCTGCTCGGGATCGTCGCGCTGGCGGTCGGCTTTGCCGGCAACCCGGAGCAGTTCTACAAGTCGTACCTGCTGGCCTACGTGTTCGTGCTCGGGATCCCCATCGGCAGCCTCGCGCTCCTGATGGTGCACCACCTGTCGGGCGGACGGTGGAGCCTCGCGCTCCGGCGCACGTTCGAGGCGTCGGCGCGCACGATCCCGCTGATGGCGGTGCTGTTCCTGCCGGTCATCCTCGGCATCCACCACCTCTACGAGTGGTCGCACCTCGACGTGGTGGCCAACGATCCCATCCTGCGGCACAAGGCGCCGTACCTGAACCAGTCGGGCTTCATCGTCCGGGCGGTCGCGTACTTCGCGATCTGGTCTGGGCTGGCGCTGATGCTGGCGCGCTGGTCGGCGCAGCAGGACACGCAGTCGTTCCCGCTCGACCGCTTCAACAAGATTGCCGGCCCCGGCGTGCTCATCCTCGGCCTCACCGTGACGTTCGCGTCGGTGGACTGGGTGATGTCGCTCGACCCGCACTGGTTCTCGACCCTGTTCGGCCTGTGGTTCCTGGTTGGCATGGCGCTGACGGCCCTGGCGTTCTCGATCGTCGTGGCGTCGCTGATCCACAACAACGTTCACGTCGCCAAGGCGCTCTCGACCGATCGCTTCCACGACTACGGCACGCTGCTGTACGCCTTCATCATGCTGTGGGCGTACCTGTCGTACTCGCAGTTCCTGATCATCTGGTCGGCGAACCTGCCCGAGGAAATCCCCTACTACCTGCGCCGCTTCGGCAATGGCTGGCAGGGCATCACCCTGGTCATCGTGGCCGGCCACTTCGTGTTGCCGTGGCTGCTGCTGCTGTTCCGCTCGACCAAGCGCATGCGCGGCCGGCTCGTCGCCGTGGCGTCGTTCATGCTCGTGATGCGCTTCCTCGACGTGTTCTGGCTGATTGCCCCCTGGGTCAAGCAGGGCGCGTTCGGGGTGCACTGGATGGACATCGCCGCGACGCTCGGCGTGCTCGGCCTGTGGGTCGGCGCGTTCTGCTACCTGCTGAAGGGCCGCGCATTGCTGCCGGTCGGCGATCCCTATCTCCCAGAGGCGTTGGCAGATGGCCACTGATCACCACCATCACAGCTCGCACGGCGACGATGGCGCCGGGCCGCTGAACCACGAGACCACCGACATCTCGCTCGACGGGGTCGGGAAGCTGACCATCGGCTTCGTGATCATCATCAGCGTCGTGTCCGCCGTCATGTACGGCA from Luteitalea sp. TBR-22 includes:
- the nrfD gene encoding NrfD/PsrC family molybdoenzyme membrane anchor subunit — encoded protein: MLDHAKEAVPGARYLAPGHNFGSITDKISGIITGRTPFSWFIGFLIGFSILQVLLVSIAYLLFKGTGIWGINNPVGWGFAIINFVWWIGIGHAGTLISAILMLFRQHWRTSINRAAEAMTVFAVACAAIFPIFHTGRPWLAAYWLLPYPNTMGLWPNFRSPLIWDVFAVSTYATISIVFWYLGLIPDLATMRDRAKAPLARKLYGIFALGWRGSAIHWQRYEMASLLMAGLSTPLVLSVHTVVSFDFAVSVIPGWHATIFPPYFVAGAIYAGFAMVLTLMIPMRAIYGLHDFITERHIDNMAKVTLATGLIVFYGYCMEAFFGWYSANQFESYMITNRMTGPYAGYYWALIFCNGVVPQLLWSKKVRTSLLPLFAVCMAVNVGMWLERFVIVVTSLHRDFVPSSWGMYYPTIWDWSTFIGTMGLFLTLFYLFIRVLPMISIFEIRTLTPAAHAKGDAHHG
- a CDS encoding DUF3341 domain-containing protein; this encodes MAETVQAPALYGLMAEFADATELVRAAKAAHAAGYRHMDAYSAAPIHGLAEALGHDDRRVQKFTFTGGFFGFCAGFGLCYWASVIEYPLNIGGRPLNSWVAFSIPTYELTILFGGLATTFGMLALCGFPQPYHPVFNVEAFRKTASSTGFFLCLEATDPHFDVARSRAFLEGLHPKAINEVTP
- a CDS encoding cytochrome c, whose protein sequence is MHDTPRYEPLEESDFFADKRAMRPIPEGTVARGNLRENEVFYTGKENGELVDELPPEVKLDKALLDRGQQRFNIYCAPCHSPLGDGNGTVVQRGYKRPASYHTERLMSIPIGYFYDVITNGFGQMPDYSAQVAPADRWAIAAYIRALQLSQDATIEDVPADKRGELDGAAPAHAAEASHGGGAAHD